The proteins below come from a single Lactobacillus johnsonii genomic window:
- a CDS encoding two-component system regulatory protein YycI — protein sequence MDFKRIEWIFLIVFIGINIFLGIELWQTPTLLSAGSTPTQTDIKSETSADQITIPKVNDKQEDGYYLAAKTDNSWIKKATQQVKGQVENNSSENLISVHLDKPITLSKNKKEALRQVMRFKDDSQNVYQGKNYTYLSELSEGDDYIFNQKTKYGEFFAATARLHIIVKDNQIISYSQSYVDYLNPVRERQNTISSKAAVDSLYTYSELPNNSKVILLKQVYTKLLTVKGNTIYIPTWLAAIENNTSKTVTLKRVNAFTGTIIQNNVTTDDFKE from the coding sequence ATGGACTTTAAAAGAATTGAATGGATATTTTTAATTGTATTTATCGGAATTAATATCTTTTTGGGAATTGAATTATGGCAAACGCCAACTCTCTTATCTGCTGGTTCTACTCCGACTCAGACTGATATTAAGAGCGAAACAAGTGCTGATCAGATTACTATTCCAAAGGTTAACGATAAACAAGAAGATGGATATTATTTGGCTGCCAAGACTGATAATTCTTGGATCAAAAAAGCTACTCAGCAGGTAAAGGGACAAGTAGAAAATAATTCAAGTGAAAATCTTATTTCTGTTCATTTAGATAAGCCAATTACTTTATCTAAAAATAAAAAAGAAGCCCTGAGACAAGTGATGCGTTTTAAGGATGACAGCCAAAATGTATATCAAGGTAAAAATTATACTTACCTTTCAGAATTATCTGAGGGGGACGATTATATTTTTAACCAAAAGACTAAATATGGAGAATTCTTTGCTGCAACAGCTCGGCTTCATATTATTGTAAAAGATAATCAAATTATTTCTTATTCACAAAGTTATGTTGATTACTTAAATCCTGTTCGTGAACGCCAAAATACAATTAGTTCAAAAGCAGCCGTAGACTCTTTATATACATACAGTGAATTACCAAATAATTCTAAAGTTATCTTGTTGAAGCAAGTTTATACTAAATTATTAACAGTTAAAGGAAATACCATTTATATTCCAACTTGGTTAGCAGCAATTGAAAATAATACTTCTAAGACAGTTACCTTGAAGCGGGTAAACGCATTTACAGGAACAATTATTCAAAATAATGTTACGACTGATGATTTTAAGGAGTGA